The proteins below come from a single Triticum aestivum cultivar Chinese Spring chromosome 5D, IWGSC CS RefSeq v2.1, whole genome shotgun sequence genomic window:
- the LOC123119369 gene encoding protein WIR1B — protein sequence MASHSAAGRRPTALVHIALFVAIAAVIINSSVCLGAAVHDAATSGTGALDPNVPAVPTPGSAGQPYTGRGCRTVYGCKPPAGSQP from the exons ATGGCGTCCCACAGTGCTGCCGGCCGTCGTCCCACGGCGCTCGTGCATATCGctctcttcgtcgccatcgccgcGGTCATCATCAACAGCTCCGTCTGTCTTGGAGCCGCCGTCCACGACGCCGCCACCTCAG GCACCGGTGCTCTCGACCCTAACGTCCCTGCTGTTCCGACGCCGGGCAGTGCCGGTCAACCCTACACCGGCCGTGGGTGCCGCACAGTTTATGGATGTAAACCACCGGCGGGTAGCCAGCCCTAA